The following proteins are co-located in the Nomia melanderi isolate GNS246 chromosome 1, iyNomMela1, whole genome shotgun sequence genome:
- the Fis1 gene encoding mitochondrial fission 1 protein, which produces MDDVLEEVVSSEDLKKFELIYHEQLLSSLLTQKAQFEYAWCLVRSKYPADIRKGIILMEDLYNKQSDIERRDCLYYLAIGNARIKEYTKALSYVRAFLKVEPGNKQVQHLETLIKKKMEKEGLYGMAIAGGVIIGVASILGLGLAMSKK; this is translated from the exons ATGGATGATGTTTTAGAAGAGGTTGTTTCTTCTGAAGATTTAAAG AAATTTGAACTTATATACCATGAACAATTGCTTTCATCGCTATTAACACAAAAAGCGCAATTTGAGTATGCATGGTGTCTCGTTAGAAGTAAATATCCTGCTGATATTCGGAAAGGAATTATTTTGATGGAAGATCTTTACAACAAACAGTCAGATATCGAAAGACGAGATTGTCTTTATTATTTAGCCATTGGAAATGCTAGAATAAAG GAATACACAAAGGCTTTATCATATGTTAGAGCATTTCTTAAAGTTGAACCTGGAAATAAACAAGTGCAGCATCTGGAGACACTGAtcaagaaaaaaatggaaaaag AGGGCCTCTACGGTATGGCCATTGCAGGAGGGGTTATTATTGGTGTTGCAAGTATTCTTGGCCTTGGTCTCGCAATGAGCAAAAAGTAA